From uncultured Fusobacterium sp.:
CTACAACTAGAATATCATTTATTCCCATTTCATTAAGTTTCCAAACAAATGCACTTCCAATCATTCCAGCTGCACCAGTTACTATAATCATAATTTACCTCCTGCATTTCTCTCTTTTATCAATCTAAATTGTGAATATGTAATTCCTGTATCTCCTATATTCACTCCCTCTCTATTAGCTCCATGAAAGTCTGATCCTCCAGTCACTAAAAGTGAGTGTCTTTTTGCCATTTTCTGATATTTTTTTATATCCGATGGGGAAAATGTTCCATATTGAGCTTCTATTCCATTTAACCCAACTTTTACAAGATTTGAAATCATATTTTCTATTATTCCATCATTATTAACAACTAATTTAGGATGAGCCAATGAAACAAATGCTCCATTCTCACTTAACATTTTAACTGCTCTCTCTGGCGGAAAATTCTCTTTAGGTATATACGCCTTTCCTCTTTTCCCTAGATACTTGTCAAAAGCTTCCTCTTTACTTAAAACAACTCCTTTTTCAACGAGATAATTAGCAAAATGTAATCTACTTATTATCTTTCCCGGAGCCATTTTAGCAATCTCTCCTAAGTCGGCATCTATTCCACAAGCTTTTAATTTTTCTACTATTTTTAGATTTCTATTATCTCTAGCTTTTTTTAACTCTTCAAGTTCATTCATAAATTTCTCATCTTCAAGATTTAAAAAATATCCTAATATATGAACTTCATAATCTTGTGTATTACATGATATTTCTATTCCTTGAATAAACTCTATTCCTATCTCTTGAGCTTTCTTTTTAGCTTCTTCTATTCCATCAACAGTATCGTGATCTGTTATAGCTAAAGCTTTTAATCCTCTTCTTTTAGCTTCTAAAATAACCTCTTCTGGAGTAAAAGTTCCATCTGAAGCAATAGTATGTATATGAAGATCTACTTCCATAATCTCTCACTTTCTTTTGGTAAAGAAAGGCGTCTTTAAATTAGACGCCTCCCCAAAAATATTAATCATCCCATTTTTCAAGTTTAGAGAAATATTCTGGATAAGCTAGATATAATGCTTTTGCATTAACATTATTTTTTTCTATAGCTGTCTTATTTTCTCTAGCATTAATTCCAGCAATTTTTATAGTTCTAGCTGATACTTCTCTATTATACCAAGTTTCTGTTGAGTAAAACTCATCTCTTTTAATAAAGCTATTTAAAAGTTTTCTAAGTTTTTTTACATCTTTTTCATTTAAGTCAGTTTGTTTTGAGAAAGCAACTATCTCTTCCCATTCTTCTGGAGTTGCAACTACTTCTTTAATGTGGCTTGAAGGAGTATCCATTCTTAAATATGATTCTCTTACCATAGCTTCTACAAGTCCTTTTGGATCTTTTATGTTTTCATTTTCAAGGAAGAATTTTCTTGGCATTCTCTTGTTGAATTTTTTTACTAAATCAACGAAACGTTCAAATTCATCATCAGTTATATCATTTACATTT
This genomic window contains:
- a CDS encoding PHP domain-containing protein translates to MEVDLHIHTIASDGTFTPEEVILEAKRRGLKALAITDHDTVDGIEEAKKKAQEIGIEFIQGIEISCNTQDYEVHILGYFLNLEDEKFMNELEELKKARDNRNLKIVEKLKACGIDADLGEIAKMAPGKIISRLHFANYLVEKGVVLSKEEAFDKYLGKRGKAYIPKENFPPERAVKMLSENGAFVSLAHPKLVVNNDGIIENMISNLVKVGLNGIEAQYGTFSPSDIKKYQKMAKRHSLLVTGGSDFHGANREGVNIGDTGITYSQFRLIKERNAGGKL